In Hymenobacter sublimis, a single genomic region encodes these proteins:
- a CDS encoding ArsR family transcriptional regulator, which yields MTDAEFDILDELYFVTPFAELSRKTGLAPAELERHLRSLLEQDLVRSFWPDPDTELAFEESSFGAIVRDSFFLASKEGLLQHNTR from the coding sequence GTGACCGACGCTGAATTTGATATCCTGGACGAACTGTACTTCGTCACGCCCTTCGCCGAGCTAAGCCGCAAAACCGGCCTGGCACCCGCCGAGCTAGAGCGCCACTTGCGCAGTTTGCTGGAGCAGGACCTCGTCCGTAGCTTTTGGCCCGACCCCGATACGGAGCTGGCTTTCGAGGAAAGCTCCTTCGGGGCCATTGTGCGCGACTCTTTTTTCCTGGCCTCTAAGGAAGGGCTGCTGCAACATAATACCCGCTAG